In Hermetia illucens chromosome 5, iHerIll2.2.curated.20191125, whole genome shotgun sequence, a single window of DNA contains:
- the LOC119656820 gene encoding pre-mRNA-processing factor 39, which translates to MASMSDEESVPQEETGRRTRSGRKVAAPTTPSTRATRRSSRKQTTEQAPESEVAAEANTGGAEPAVQSAIIQEMLAEAAQGVLSSIEEETGNNLGQEDPNINQVESEEVLVGTQESSEILLGTQDSEYVIMTTQEEYMIQPHNLRRNIAENYSTNEQLSQTTDSCVPQTQELEEMFSTPQEQDEVIISTQETEENVTLTQAEDEKSSSFPFGDIPPSDNSDGKTEEVAVSNINDCVDSSLLASLVGDNANSLPSAGEESESQGNFEHSGSTKETAIKISLDDASQSQPAIAEDLANGGDRDSERTGADIDAEMVSEDELPIPPKPKVTDTEEVSDDELPTPNQADLPADTEVVSEDELPSSTRKETKRKASEGYDPSSPTEESIDIPEKKTKLSLDEKDEAKERKKEKRKLPELDKYWGAVNEDPADFTGWTYLLQYVDQENDAEAAREAYDAFLAHYPYCYGYWRKYADYEKRKGHRKKCEEVFERGLKAIPLSVDLWIHYLTHVKANYADNEEFVRSQFERALAACGLEFRSDKLWEAFIKWETEGKRYSKVLKIYDRLLKTPTQGYSGHFDSFQDLVNNHPVTSLIGTEEFKKIRAEVRESEKSNDKDATDENEADDHVRNEEEATAIRDKIIAARRKIHKATVAAVTARWTYEEGIKRPYFHVKPLERCQLKNWNEYLDFEIERADRKRILILFERCLIACALYDEFWLKLIRYLESQNDADLVPVTRDAFERACTIHHPDKPSLHIMWSAFEECHNNFDKAAEILVNVEKTCPSLLQVAYRRINLERRRKDYAKCKELYEHYISQAKNKSIAGSLAIKYARFCHKILNDLEAGLNILKSTLEKDSGNTRVALQMIDLALQRGKVNEEEIVSIMDKFMAREGMDPDQKVLFAQRKVEFLEDFGSTAQGLQDAQRSLQIALNKANEAKKKSESSPSKKTAAKETPLPATTASQPATYNNGNYGYGSSANSNYYGNSQTYQGYDSYGYNHWQQQYGSNYNSGYSQWSGYGNYY; encoded by the exons ATGGCGTCGATGAGTGATGAGGAAAGTGTCCCGCAAGAAGAAACGG GTCGTAGAACAAGGTCGGGAAGGAAAGTGGCTGCACCTACGACACCGTCAACAAGAGCAACGAGACGTTCGAGCCGAAAACAAACAACAGAGCAA gcCCCGGAAAGTGAAGTTGCTGCTGAGGCGAATACTGGAGGCGCAGAGCCTGCTGTTCAATCGGCGATCATACAAGAAATGCTTGCTGAAGCCGCACAGGGAGTATTGtcaagcatagaagaagaaaCTGGAAACAATCTCGGCCAAGAAG ATCCCAACATAAATCAGGTGGAAAGTGAAGAGGTTTTAGTTGGTACTCAAGAATCAAGTGAAATTCTGTTAGGAACTCAGGACAGTGAATACGTTATAATGACAACACAAGAAGAATACATGATTCAGCCGCATAATTTACGAAGAAACATCGCAGAAAACTACAGTACGAATGAACAATTGTCACAAACAACGGACAGTTGTGTTCCGCAAACACAAGAGCTAGAAGAGATGTTCAGTACTCCTCAAGAGCAAGATGAAGTAATTATAAGTACACAGGAGACTGAAGAGAATGTCACACTGACACAGGCGGAAGACGAGAAAAGTTCATCGTTCCCCTTCGGTGATATACCCCCGTCAGACAACTCAGACGGGAAAACCGAAGAAGTTGCAGTTTCAAATATAAATGATTGTGTGGACAGTTCTTTACTGGCAAGTTTGGTTGGAGACAATGCCAACAGTCTACCATCGGCTGGCGAAGAAAGCGAATCGCAAGGTAATTTCGAACATTCCGGAAGTACAAAGGAAACAGCTATAAAGATTTCACTCGATGATGCTAGCCAGTCACAACCAGCCATTGCTGAGGATTTAGCAAACGGCGGAGATCGTGATAGTGAAAGAACCGGTGCAGATATAGATGCTGAGATGGTTTCTGAGGATGAACTTCCAATTCCGCCTAAACCTAAAGTTACCGATACAGAGGAAGTGTCGGATGATGAATTACCAACCCCAAATCAAGCTGATCTACCAGCTGATACTGAAGTTGTTTCAGAGGATGAATTACCTTCGTCAACGAGAAAAGAGACAAAGAGGAAGGCCAGTGAAGGGTATGATCCTAGCAGTCCTACAGAGGAGAGCATCGACATaccagaaaagaaaacaaaattatcaTTGGATG AAAAGGATGAAGCtaaagaaaggaagaaggagaaacggAAGTTACCTGAGCTGGACAAATATTGGGGTGCTGTTAATGAGGATCCTGCAGATTTCACTGGTTGGACTTATCTGCTGCAGTATGTCGATCAAGAG AATGATGCTGAAGCTGCGCGAGAAGCATACGATGCATTCCTTGCACATTATCCATATTGTTACGGCTATTGGCGCAAATATGCTGATTATGAAAAACGGAAAGGCCACAGGAAGAAATGCGAAGAG GTATTTGAACGAGGACTTAAAGCTATACCGCTTTCCGTTGATTTGTGGATACATTATTTAACTCACGTAAAAGCTAATTATGCAGATAATGAAGAGTTTGTAAGATCTCAATTTGAACGTGCATTGGCTGCATGTGGTCTTGAATTTAGGTCAGACAAATTGTGGGAAGCCTTTATCAAATGGGAAACAGAAGGTAAACGATATTCGAAAGTTTTGAAGATTTACGACCGTTTATTGAAGACCCCAACACAAGGTTACAGTGGACATTTCGACAG CTTTCAAGATTTGGTTAACAACCACCCAGTAACATCTTTAATTGGTACCGAAGAGTTCAAAAAGATTCGCGCAGAAGTTCGTGAGTCAGAAAAGTCAAATGATAAGGACGCAACAGATGAGAACGAAGCTGATGATCATGTGCGAAACGAGGAAGAAGCTACGGCTATTCGCGATAAAATCATTGCAGCTAGAAGAAAGATTCACAAGGCCACTGTGGCAGCAGTCACAGCCAGATGGACGTATGAAGAAGGAATCAAAAGACCCTATTTCCATGTAAAACCACTTGAAAGATGCCAGCTAAAGAACTGGAATGAATATCTCGATTTCGAAATAGAACGTGCCGATCGCAAGCGAATTCTCATTCTCTTTGAACGCTGCCTTATAGCATGTGCTCTGTACGACGAGTTTTGGCTTAAATTGATTCGCTATTTAGAATCGCAGAACGATGCAGACCTTGTTCCCGTAACACGGGACGCTTTCGAACGTGCCTGCACAATTCATCACCCCGACAAGCCTAGCTTACATATAATGTGGTCGGCATTTGAAGAATGTCACAACAATTTCGATAAAGCTGCCGAGATACTAGTGAATGTAGAGAAAACCTGCCCAAGTCTTTTACAGGTGGCTTATCGCCGAATAAACCTGGAACGTCGTCGAAAGGATTACGCAAAATGCAAAGAACTTTATGAACACTACATTTCACAAGCCAAAAACAAAAGTATCGCTGGAAGTTTGGCGATTAAATATGCTCGATTCTGTCACAAAATTCTGAATGATTTGGAAGCTGGACTTAATATTCTGAAAAGCACACTGGAAAAGGATTCGGGCAACACGAGAGTTGCGTTACAGATGATTGATTTGGCATTGCAAAGAGGCAAAGTGAACGAAGAGGAGATTGTGAGTATAATGGATAAATTTATGGCCCGTGAAGGTATGGACCCGGATCAAAAGGTCCTATTTGCTCAGCGGAAAGTCGAATTTTTGGAGGACTTTGGAAGTACTGCCCAGGGATTGCAAGATGCTCAGAGAAGCTTACAGATTGCGTTGAACAAAGCGAACGAAGCAAAAAAGAAAAG TGAATCTAGTCCGAGTAAAAAGACGGCTGCAAAAGAAACTCCACTTCCCGCCACTACAGCGAGCCAGCCTGCGACATATAACAATGGAAACTATGGTTATGGATCGTCCGCTAATTCCAATTATTATGGAAACAGTCAAACGTATCAAGGCTACGACAGTTACGGCTACAATCACTGGCAACAGCAGTACGGCAGTAATTACAATAGTGGCTACTCACAGTGGAGTGGATATGGGAATTATTATTAG